From the Paenibacillus sp. FSL H8-0548 genome, one window contains:
- a CDS encoding histidine kinase, protein MSSFLQIKIYRYKFIAYVVFVVTIGLALGILTCAMLLNQWVADARLEAANAFAGIENELQYDADRIEAYMQRIYSNHSLMDDARSFLSSSAEGYLTNSLQNSQFSQPLVSFPEDIKTYLYSWAQGGITQVSLHTSQYGNVVHFNDNGIASFLFGLPNTDEAFHDTILKGFVYRKKLSDPTLGFKELGELRFLVSSDQIFKSIQNYRLGKAAAVSASGEIYLIGSGQDPDLMDLSRLAMADGRSHGYISKGFFEHSFFITFPSTKFNFKFVSIVDLSMLIRQHAKMLITIFVIVLTTMISVLLLIVYNLRDDSRFLHRIIQSIGRVKTANFTPNRPARYRRNEYGMIARELDDMIQQLDKHIRNEYLLKLKQQETEMKALQNQINPHFLYNTLEVIRSTALVNQDRDTADAIATLGALYREIVKKENIITVASELELLQKYLEIMEFKYPERFFYQVNVEPAMLLIPTVKFWMQPLAENFFIHGFSASNEFNLYVVNGWEAADYYVLEFVDNGRGIGAERLNSVRNTLSNQDDASSESIGLRNVYTRLHFFYGKSFSIKIENNEEAGVKISVRIPKEVIEHVQTADYR, encoded by the coding sequence ATGAGTTCTTTTTTACAAATCAAAATTTATCGTTACAAATTTATTGCCTATGTCGTCTTCGTCGTGACCATTGGACTCGCGCTTGGCATTCTGACCTGTGCCATGCTGCTCAATCAATGGGTTGCTGATGCCCGTTTAGAGGCTGCTAACGCTTTCGCTGGTATAGAGAATGAGCTGCAGTATGACGCCGACCGTATTGAGGCTTACATGCAGCGAATATACTCCAATCATAGTTTAATGGATGATGCTCGCAGTTTTTTAAGCAGCAGCGCTGAAGGATACTTAACCAATAGTTTGCAAAACAGCCAATTCTCACAGCCGCTGGTATCCTTCCCAGAGGATATTAAAACCTATCTGTACAGCTGGGCGCAAGGTGGAATAACGCAGGTTAGTCTGCATACCAGCCAGTATGGCAATGTCGTACACTTTAACGATAACGGAATTGCAAGCTTCCTATTCGGTCTTCCAAATACAGATGAAGCTTTTCACGATACGATTCTAAAGGGATTCGTATACCGTAAAAAATTATCAGATCCAACACTTGGATTTAAGGAATTAGGGGAGCTGCGCTTCTTGGTCAGCAGTGATCAAATCTTTAAGTCTATCCAAAATTATCGATTGGGAAAAGCTGCTGCAGTCAGCGCTTCTGGCGAGATCTACCTTATCGGTAGCGGACAGGACCCAGACTTGATGGATTTATCCCGTTTAGCGATGGCGGATGGACGCAGTCATGGTTATATTTCGAAGGGATTTTTTGAGCACAGCTTCTTTATCACCTTTCCGTCCACCAAATTTAATTTCAAATTCGTTAGCATCGTTGATTTATCTATGCTCATTCGGCAGCATGCCAAGATGTTGATCACCATTTTTGTGATCGTATTAACGACCATGATTAGTGTACTGCTGCTCATTGTGTACAATTTGCGCGATGATTCCCGCTTTCTGCACCGTATTATTCAATCGATTGGACGCGTGAAAACAGCCAATTTCACACCTAATCGCCCTGCCCGCTATCGTCGCAATGAATACGGCATGATCGCAAGGGAATTAGACGATATGATTCAGCAGTTGGATAAGCACATCCGCAATGAATATTTGCTTAAGCTAAAGCAGCAGGAAACCGAGATGAAAGCGCTCCAAAATCAGATCAACCCTCATTTTCTTTATAATACGTTAGAGGTCATCCGCTCCACTGCTCTTGTTAACCAGGACAGAGACACCGCTGATGCCATCGCTACCTTAGGGGCGCTCTATCGCGAAATCGTCAAAAAGGAAAATATTATTACGGTTGCAAGTGAGCTGGAATTGCTGCAAAAGTACTTAGAGATTATGGAGTTTAAGTATCCTGAACGTTTTTTTTATCAAGTCAATGTTGAGCCGGCGATGCTCTTGATCCCTACCGTGAAATTCTGGATGCAGCCTTTGGCTGAGAACTTTTTCATCCATGGCTTTAGCGCAAGCAATGAATTTAACCTGTATGTCGTTAATGGCTGGGAAGCTGCAGATTATTATGTATTAGAATTCGTGGATAATGGACGTGGTATAGGGGCGGAGCGATTAAACTCAGTGCGAAACACATTGTCCAACCAGGATGATGCTTCTTCCGAGAGTATCGGTTTACGCAATGTTTATACAAGGCTTCACTTCTTTTATGGGAAAAGCTTTTCTATCAAAATTGAAAATAATGAGGAAGCTGGAGTTAAGATTTCTGTACGGATTCCAAAAGAGGTGATTGAACATGTACAAACTGCTGATTATAGATGA
- a CDS encoding ABC transporter substrate-binding protein, protein MLKCSKYKSIFMTISIILLLTAYSTGCSRQPSRNIDDNDYGETVNLIYYTIGEPDKDLKLVNDKINEIMARKIGVTITYIKVSWQEYEDRLNTLISAGTTFDIAFAPNYAATTMRGAWLRLDSYLTGLGKELYDTVDPIFWQGLQMNDGGIYGVPTNKELAVRDHWMYPASIVEKYKIDITKYDTLESLEPLFRMIQQNEPAYIPMELDRDSHNFFALDGYEYILNHKIPLMVKSLDPNAKVVNIFETEEARQVLDTLRHYYKEGFINKDAALREPGGLKRGDKVFWKSSGGGPLSDTTWSKDRGYRVISNPVTPIVVTTESVRGGIMAVNANTKHPIASIKFLNLLNTDPEIRNLFNYGIEGVHYTLNEHGQAVPIPGNDSHGDPIPDAPASYAGVQYTQGNWFILRTMGGDNPEPLDKWDQFRKYNAEVIKSTVLGFTPDLSGLTAQTDNIEMVWKKYYPSLMTGTVDVDTILPKFNEELKQAGIEEVQKEIQKQLDTRRNEASPITAPVSR, encoded by the coding sequence ATGCTAAAGTGCTCTAAATACAAAAGTATCTTCATGACGATCAGTATTATACTGCTGCTCACAGCGTATTCAACCGGTTGCTCCCGGCAGCCTAGCAGAAACATCGATGATAACGATTATGGTGAAACTGTAAATCTGATTTATTACACAATTGGAGAGCCTGACAAGGATCTAAAGCTCGTAAATGATAAAATTAATGAAATCATGGCTCGTAAAATAGGCGTAACGATTACCTATATCAAGGTTAGTTGGCAGGAGTATGAAGATCGGCTAAACACACTTATATCCGCAGGAACCACTTTCGACATTGCTTTTGCACCAAACTATGCAGCCACCACTATGCGCGGCGCATGGCTGAGACTTGATAGCTATCTTACAGGTCTAGGCAAGGAGTTGTACGACACTGTTGACCCCATCTTTTGGCAGGGGCTGCAAATGAATGATGGAGGCATTTATGGGGTACCGACCAATAAAGAGCTGGCCGTGCGTGATCATTGGATGTACCCTGCTTCCATAGTGGAAAAGTACAAGATCGACATTACCAAATACGATACGCTGGAGTCGCTTGAGCCTTTGTTCCGGATGATTCAACAGAATGAGCCTGCATACATCCCTATGGAATTAGATCGGGATTCACATAATTTCTTTGCTCTTGATGGCTATGAATATATTTTGAACCATAAAATTCCTTTGATGGTGAAATCACTGGACCCTAATGCTAAGGTCGTGAACATTTTTGAAACAGAAGAGGCTCGGCAGGTATTAGACACATTAAGGCATTATTATAAGGAAGGCTTCATAAACAAAGACGCCGCGCTGCGAGAGCCTGGCGGACTTAAGCGTGGGGATAAAGTGTTCTGGAAATCCTCTGGTGGCGGCCCGCTCTCGGATACGACTTGGAGTAAGGATCGCGGCTACAGGGTTATATCGAATCCCGTAACCCCTATCGTCGTCACAACGGAATCCGTCCGTGGCGGGATCATGGCTGTTAATGCCAACACCAAGCATCCCATTGCGTCTATTAAGTTTCTGAACCTGCTCAATACCGACCCTGAAATACGAAACTTATTTAATTATGGTATTGAAGGAGTGCATTACACACTGAACGAGCATGGGCAAGCGGTCCCCATACCCGGCAATGACAGCCACGGGGATCCGATCCCAGATGCACCAGCAAGCTATGCCGGAGTACAATATACGCAGGGCAACTGGTTTATTCTGAGAACCATGGGCGGTGATAACCCGGAACCCCTCGATAAATGGGATCAATTCCGCAAATACAACGCTGAAGTAATCAAGTCTACCGTTCTCGGCTTTACGCCTGATCTATCGGGGCTCACTGCCCAAACCGATAACATTGAGATGGTTTGGAAGAAATATTATCCCAGCCTCATGACTGGCACCGTCGATGTTGACACGATCCTCCCCAAGTTTAACGAGGAGCTAAAGCAAGCAGGGATCGAAGAAGTACAGAAAGAAATACAGAAGCAGTTGGATACGCGGCGTAATGAGGCGAGTCCGATAACGGCTCCCGTATCCCGCTAG
- a CDS encoding response regulator, translating to MYKLLIIDDEPQILEGMKRILDWKQYGFSRIDTCESTEAAMSMVVDLLPDVAIFDVCIGKNLGYETINRLNELQIPTKYVIMSGYSEFKYAQEAIRCGVKDYLLKPVDRTKLQQVIEKIIVEDLHGTIGNISCESLNKDPVLGVSYNSLSKLVNRILLMIKTEYAQNITLKSVAERFQMNSTYLGQLFLKESGMKFSEYLMAYRMLLAQERIQSSDEKISSIANSVGYNNLNYFYTHFQSFFEKSPSDLRGKG from the coding sequence ATGTACAAACTGCTGATTATAGATGACGAACCTCAGATTTTGGAGGGAATGAAGCGAATCCTGGACTGGAAGCAATACGGCTTCAGTAGGATCGATACCTGCGAATCTACGGAAGCTGCCATGTCCATGGTTGTAGATCTGCTGCCTGATGTCGCTATTTTTGATGTTTGCATTGGCAAAAATCTTGGCTATGAAACGATCAACAGACTTAATGAACTCCAAATCCCTACAAAATATGTAATTATGAGCGGCTACAGTGAGTTCAAATATGCCCAAGAGGCCATTCGTTGTGGTGTCAAAGACTATCTGCTCAAGCCTGTAGATCGTACAAAGCTGCAACAAGTGATTGAGAAAATTATTGTTGAAGATCTCCATGGTACGATAGGCAATATTAGCTGCGAGAGCTTGAACAAGGACCCGGTACTAGGTGTAAGCTATAACAGCTTATCCAAGCTGGTTAACCGCATTTTGCTGATGATCAAGACGGAGTATGCGCAAAATATTACCTTAAAATCAGTGGCAGAGCGCTTTCAGATGAACAGCACCTATCTTGGGCAATTATTTCTTAAAGAATCCGGAATGAAATTTTCAGAATACCTAATGGCCTACCGAATGCTCCTTGCACAAGAACGTATTCAATCGTCAGATGAGAAGATTTCTTCGATCGCAAATTCGGTAGGCTACAACAATCTCAATTATTTCTATACACACTTTCAAAGCTTTTTCGAGAAATCTCCCTCTGATCTGCGGGGAAAAGGATAA